A part of Ziziphus jujuba cultivar Dongzao chromosome 8, ASM3175591v1 genomic DNA contains:
- the LOC107403444 gene encoding uncharacterized protein At4g00950, whose product MGSESEPVKEPSTAFKLSLFSLPTKPLEPSGTLTPPLRTRASIPFQWEEAPGKPRHHCSTIESKPSCARTLELPPRLLKEAKVIDFPFPTTALDSNGPEVGRSLSFTFSFRNTSESNWGKRVSKDGAGYLGSRRWGSFRKTKEAIAPRFEISSSCSTGFEKTVIGSGVGGCDNAKVKITRIRRRGSLLSLSNTKSHLLTSIYESFKQVVPWRRRQEKLRKTGS is encoded by the exons ATGGGGTCTGAGTCAGAGCCAGTGAAAGAGCCAAGCACAGCTTTCAAGCTCTCTCTGTTCTCACTTCCAACCAAACCATTAGAGCCTTCTGGGACACTTACGCCACCACTCCGAACCAGAGCCTCTATTCCTTTTCAATGGGAGGAAGCACCAGGCAAGCCTAGGCACCACTGCAGCACTATTGAATCAAAACCCAGTTGTGCAAGAACCTTGGAACTTCCTCCGAGGTTGCTAAAAGAGGCTAAGGTTATCGATTTCCCTTTTCCAACCACTGCCTTGGATAGTAATGGACCTGAAGTGGGTCGTTCTCTGTCTTTCACTTTTTCGTTTAGGAACACATCAGAGAGTAATTGGGGCAAAAGGGTGTCCAAAGATGGAGCTGGTTATTTAGGATCTAGAAGATGGGGGAGTTTCAGGAAGACCAAAGAAGCTATTGCACCACGCTTTGagatttcttcttcttgtaGTACTGGTTTTGAGAAAACTGTGATTGGCAGTGGAGTTGGTGGTTGTGATAATGCAAAGGTGAAGATCACAAGAATTAGAAGGAGAGGAAGCTTGTTGAGTCTCTCTAATACAAAGTCACACTTATTG ACAAGCATTTATGAAAGCTTTAAGCAGGTGGTCCCGTGGAGACGCAGGCAAGAAAAACTCAGAAAGACGGGCTCATGA